Within Puntigrus tetrazona isolate hp1 chromosome 17, ASM1883169v1, whole genome shotgun sequence, the genomic segment GTAGATTAATAGCGGGGATTTAGATCCGATTCTTTCTTTGTGCTGTCCATTTTTCTACTAATTCACACCTTGTCAACTACCAAAAAATAAAGACTACCATATACATAATCAGTCAAGCATATGCTTCTTTTCACTTGTCACTTACTGGAATCAAAGAAGGAGCATTACAATCCATTGCTTTTTCATTACAGCTAACATGTGCTCAACTTAAGATGAAAATGTCCAGCTGAAAACATGGTACCATGGAGATTTAACTTTGGATCACAGCGTTGAGGTAAAGCATATTTCCAATGTTTCTACCTGAACACCTCATTTATATAACTTTACACGACTGTACAGGGCCTAAAATACTGTAGCTCATCCATGTCAGCATGGCAGCAGCTGATTGTGTATTGATTTGCTGGATTAGCCAACACTTTGTTATAGTATATATGGGTAAAATGTTCAAGTTTTTGCCGGGAAGCTCAATTCTTCTGCTTCCCCTCCTGACCTCATCCATGGTGACAAAATTGTACTTTAAAGCAATACATTATGGCCTTTTCTTTCCACAGATGAGTATAACTTCCAAATAATCTTTCACCAACTCACCATAGAGTAtcattttatatcttttatatgttttattttatctataaacatacacacatgctcTCACACACGGCTCGGTTTCAATGTTTTAGGGGACATTACACAGAGGTAATGATTTTTAGACTGTACAAACGTACCCTCGCAgaacattttctgcattttaatatttgtatgtaataaTTTACAAGCTGTTTTCCTCATGGGGGCCAAAAGGTCCtcacaaggtaaaaaaaaaaacaaaaaaaactagcCCTAGTAATCATATCCTAAATATCAAAACTCATATatgatcaatatatatatatatatatatatatatatatatatatatatatatatatatatatataccttcaCTGTTATGCTTCATAAACACTCAAGGGCTTCCTACCAGTTTTACGGTagaatgcaaaatatttcaactTCAGTGAAGTCTaattaatattgattatttCACGCTTTtcacacacaagaaaaaaaaatcgagCCATGGCAGTGATTTAAAAGTAGCACAATTCAGTGGGAAATAATGTGAAAGAGTCATTGCTACAGGGACTGATCATGAGTGGAAAGGAAGGAGCAGAGTGGTGTAGTGATGTCTGGAGAACTAGATATACTTTTAATTTCTgtccacatttttaaaaagcaaaagaataAACACCCTATGCAATAAACAGTGACATTTAAGACTAGTCTTGCAtttaattcaccccaaaattgtTAATTCTGAGATTAATGTTAGCCACAAAAGAGGGGCAAAAtttggaataaattaaaattaaattaattaaaaacatcttatcGCAAAGACCTGGTTcgtttcattttataatgtactgattactattagctatttttatttgaccaCGTGCGCCTGACAGACAGACTCTGCTCGCGTTCAGGTCATTTGTCACGATGAGAGGTAATTCATCTCGCctcttcctgtctgtctgtcgttcaTGAAGATTAATATATGGTAGGGTGGGCCCCTTAGGGACCGTGCGACCTGGAATATATTTGCCAtttatataagcatatataCAAGCAACGGTATTTTATCCTGGTAGCTTTTGTACCAATAACAGGCGAGTAAAACTTCCCTTTGAAATGTTGAAGACAATTTACAGGCACCGTGTTGACTGTTTCATGAGATCGTTCTGAAAACTAAGGCTTTCTCTGCTTTTCTCGCCAGTGTTCATTTGCAAGACATTAACTTCCTCGATCAAAATAACAGGTCAGCTGATGATCACGTGACCGTCACATGACCAGCACATTAGGACACGAGCGTCGGTGCTGTTTTTCCAGATATCGGGATACAGGAGCGCGAAAAACAATGCGGTGAGTGTTTCGTTGTTTGCAAAGCGTTCTCTTGCGCTAATCGTAGCTCGTAGATCACATCTGCAGAAACTGTTCGTGAACCTCACCGGCAGCGGCTCACCTCGTGAGGTCAGCCGGTCAGGACAAACAGTTCGCATAAACCTTTTCCCTCGTGTTCTGCTTCCCAGCGTGTTCATTATTAAAACtgactattaaaaatgaaacgaCAAACGTCTGTAACCACCTGGTGTTGTGCGCTGgctataaaataatacattttgcgAGTGGGTTCTTAAAGtgacagtgtttattttttacaggacTGCTGTTTTCTTCCTGAGCTTTATTTGGCTCGTCAGTGGGGAGCTGCTTGAGGCCGACCAAGATGCTTCGTAAGCCCTTGCACGCCTCTGatagaaataattctaaattatgTCTAAGTTATAAACCATTAACACTAGTAAGAGCAATGCTGTTCTCTGTATTTTAGGGTGCCTGAGGACTGGATTCTAGTTGAACGGGTTGGACCTTTGGAGGAAGTAAAACTTATATTTGCTTTAAAGCAGCAGAATGTTAACCAGATGACAGAGTTACTGAAACTAGTGTCGGACCCTGATTCACATCAATATGGTATTGAGCCTCTCATTTGTTATAATCCAAATGATCAAATGGGGAAGTAAAGTTGTAATTTTCTCATAATTTTTTAGGGAAGTACTTGAGTTTGGAAGAAGTGGCCGCTCTTGTGCAGCCGTCTCAGCTGACAGAGAAAGTAGTGCAGAATTGGCTCCAGAGTCATGGGGTCAAAAACTGTCACACAGTTGTAACACGGGACTTTCTTCAATGTGTCATGACTGTGCAGTAAGGACAAACTTCGATGTATTATACAGAAATATCAATAGACCACAAAAATGAGATCGGTTTTAGCTTCTATCTGTCCTTTTCAGGGTTGCTGAAGCATTGCTCCCTGGCGCTAAATTTCACCGCTACAGGAGAGATTCGCACACTGTGTTGAGGTCAACATCTCTATACTCCGTTCATGAAGATGTGTACCAGCATCTAGACTTCGGTGAGTAGCTGACACTATtacttcatcttcatcattgAACCTATAAGCCTACTGTAAAATTTTGATTGCATCTTAACTATCAACATGAACAAAACTCTCATTCATCATCGTGGTTACATTGcagtatactgtatgttttaccTTGCACAAATAAACTACATGTTTTTGATTGTAAAACCAAGCATTAAAATTCAATTCTTCTAATGCATATTAATGGAAGATATGGCATATAAATATACGTAATTTACTATACTGTTAGAAAGTTCCCAATGATTTACATTTCAGGCTATTTTAGCATGCTTTGCTCTCTTTTACTGGCATCTGAGTAAAATTGAGGCTTTGTTCCCTCTTTGAGTATGAGCTCCATATTCTTACTATAAGGGAATACTAAAGGCCTAATGTATGAAACATGATACTTTGCATCCTTGTTTATTTcgatttttaagaattttttttaaagattaaaaaaaatgtataaaaacacaaagtctttttgttttgtttttagtggGCGGTGTTCACCGTTTCCCACAAAAAGGAAAGGATATCAGTAAAGGCTGGGAAGGAGCAAGACAGTCAGCATTAGGCTATCACTTGGGTGTCACCCCCTCAGTCATTAGGCATCGCTACAACCTTACAGCAAAAGATGTGGGCACTGCCACTAACAACAGTCAGGCAGTGGCACAGGTACACCTCTCGTATTTACAGCGGAGATTTCACCGATTAAATGTGCAGGGTTCGGAAGTGTTGTTCATGGCCGTTAAATATCTTCACCGTCTAGTTCTTGGAGCAGTATTACCACCCTGCTGACCTGGCTGAGTTTATGAGTCTGTTTGCTGGAGGATTCACGCACATGTCTGCTGTAGAGCGGGTCGTGGGCAAGCAGGGCGGTGGGAAAGCTGGCATTGAGGCCAGTCTGGATGTGGAGTACATCATGAGCAGTGGAGCAAACATTTCTACGTGGGTCTTCACGAATCCAGGTACAGTATGCGGTCCATGAAAACGTGTTAGTACAAGCTGCTTTTATAGATTTGATTAGTATTTGAGTTGGTTTTCTATTAAGTTTagtagttttgttgttgttgttgtcagtATTGATCTTCTCAAATGAGCTGATTTTAGTGCACCGGTTGGATCTTTACCTTCGCCTTGGCAACAGGTCGTCATGAGTCTCAGGAGCCGTTCCTTCAGTGGATGCTGCTGCTCAGCAACATGTCTGCAGTGCCTTGGGTCCACACGATCAGCTATGGAGATGACGAGGACAGCCTTTCTGATGCATACATGAACCGCATCAACACGGAGTTCATGAAAGCTGGCCTCAGAGGAATTTCCATGCTTTTTGCTTCCGGTGAGATAATGAAAATTACGTTGCAGGAACAATAGcttattaatttgtgtatttttattttgaaatttgattAACTGCTGGTTGCatatattaggttttttttttttctttttttgtcaaagaTCTCAAAGAAAGCCACTCTTGTacaaagctgtgtgtgtgtgtgtgtgtgtgtgtgtgtgtgtgtgtgtgtgtgtgtgtgtgtgtgtgtgtgtgtgtgtgtgtgtgtgtgtgtgtgtgtgtgtgtgtgtgtgttttaatgcaggTGACAGTGGAGCAGGCTGCAGACACTTGACCAAGGAAAGAAATACTTTTAGACCAAGTTTTCCTGCGTCCAGGTAGATATTGTTCTGTCAATAATCTGTATACTGATGCCTTTTATACTGAAAAATAGTTGACGTGTGAATCTCTTCCCTACCTAGTCCTTATGTGACCACAGTGGGTGGGACTTCTTTCAAGAACCCCTTCCAACTCACCTACGAGGTCACAGACTACATCAGTGGAGGTGGCTTCAGCAATGTGTTTGCGATGCCAGATTATCAGGTAAAGCTTTGTACACAAAGTTTGTCACATGATCTCATGGCTTTTTCCCCATGTATGTTGCATCACAATGGAAAGTCAAAGTGTTTGAGATTTTATAAGTGGAGGACAGGAGTATGCatttttgcatacttttgtaaGCAAAGGCCTTGAAATTCAGTCGTATTATGAAAGCGGCCGAAGTCAGTTTTTCAGTGATGGTATTTTATCTATTTGCTTGTTTCTTGCAAACAAGGTCATTGTGCTTTGTTCTCCGAAGGTTGGTGCTGTTCAAGCATATCTGAAGAGCGCTCAGCCTCTACCTCCTCAAACATATTTCAACATCACTGGAAGAGCCTATCCAGATCTAGCTGCGCTCTCTGACAACTACTGGGTTGTTACCAACCGTGTGCCCGTACCATGGGTTTCTGGAACTTCAGTAAGTACATAATGCAATAACAAACGGTTTCTGTTGGTTAGTGTACTTGTATTACAGGTTGGTTATATTTATAACAGATTACACAATACATATACTAGAACTTCAATACAAATtctaaagtttggggtcaggattttttgtttgtttgtttttttaaagaaattaatgtttCAGTGATAAATGATTAGTATAGAGATTTATATAGAAGTTATGGACAAG encodes:
- the tpp1 gene encoding tripeptidyl-peptidase 1; translation: MTSTLGHERRCCFSRYRDTGARKTMRTAVFFLSFIWLVSGELLEADQDASVPEDWILVERVGPLEEVKLIFALKQQNVNQMTELLKLVSDPDSHQYGKYLSLEEVAALVQPSQLTEKVVQNWLQSHGVKNCHTVVTRDFLQCVMTVQVAEALLPGAKFHRYRRDSHTVLRSTSLYSVHEDVYQHLDFVGGVHRFPQKGKDISKGWEGARQSALGYHLGVTPSVIRHRYNLTAKDVGTATNNSQAVAQFLEQYYHPADLAEFMSLFAGGFTHMSAVERVVGKQGGGKAGIEASLDVEYIMSSGANISTWVFTNPGRHESQEPFLQWMLLLSNMSAVPWVHTISYGDDEDSLSDAYMNRINTEFMKAGLRGISMLFASGDSGAGCRHLTKERNTFRPSFPASSPYVTTVGGTSFKNPFQLTYEVTDYISGGGFSNVFAMPDYQVGAVQAYLKSAQPLPPQTYFNITGRAYPDLAALSDNYWVVTNRVPVPWVSGTSASTPVVGGILSLINDQRFLKGLPSLGFINPRLYKLQGKGLYDVTEGCHLSCLDDKVEGKGFCASPSWDPVTGWGTPDYPALLKALMD